From a single Rutidosis leptorrhynchoides isolate AG116_Rl617_1_P2 chromosome 5, CSIRO_AGI_Rlap_v1, whole genome shotgun sequence genomic region:
- the LOC139849119 gene encoding uncharacterized protein, translated as MYIYGPQDTGDKLNLWSRLSSFKTNHVGHYIIFGDFNEVHTANDRFGSVFNATGALAFNNFINDAELFDMPLGGLRFTWMNKSGSKMSHIDRFLISHEVMNEFPEVKLEALNRAEDMQVSLFDKCGRLKEKIKGWMADKRITENTRKKLLQDKIQEIDIKLDNTCASLEEIDERTSNIKELEDFMRMEELDIQQKARLKWNVEGDENSKYFHGLINSRRHQQMVNGILIDGVWNTNPHFIKKEFVKFYAQKFDNHESGVRFPLITISNCLSTDDNLILEGLISE; from the exons atgtatatatatggTCCTCAAGATACGGGTGATAAGCTTAATTTATGGAGTCGGCTCTCTTCTTTCAAAACTAATCACGTGGGCCATTACATAATCTTTGGCGATTTTAACGAAGTTCATACTGCAAACGATAGATTCGGTTCTGTTTTCAATGCTACTGGCGCGTTGGCATTCAATAATTTTATTAACGATGCTGAACTTTTCGATATGCCTCTTGGTGGCCTTAGATTCACCTGGATGAACAAAAGTGGTTCTAAGATGAGCCATATCGACAGATTCTTGATTTCTCACGAAGTTATGAATGAATTTCCGGAAGTGAAATTGGAGGCTTTAAATCGGG CTGAAGACATGCAGGTTAGTCTTTTTGATAAATGTGGCAGACTAAAAGAAAAAATAAAGGGTTGGATGGCGGATAAAAGAATTACTGAGAATACACGCAAAAAGTTGCTTCAAGATAAAATTCAGGAGATTGATATTAAATTGGATAATACTTGTGCCTCTCTTGAGGAGATAGACGAGAGGACAAGCAATATCAAAGAGTTAGAAGATTTCATGAGAATGGAAGAGTTGGACATTCAACAAAAAGCTCGTCTTAAATGGAATGTCGAGGGTGACGAAAACTCAAAATATTTTCACGGGTTGATTAATAGCAGACGACATCAACAGATGGTGAATGGTATTCTTATTGATGGTGTTTGGAATACTAATCCTCATTTTATTAAAAAAGAGTTTGTCAAATTTTATGCCCAAAAATTTGACAATCATGAGTCTGGAGTCCGGTTTCCTTTGATTACTATTTCAAATTGTTTATCGACTGATGATAATCTTATTCTCGAAGGTCTTATCAGTGAATAA